The Streptomyces pratensis genomic interval CCCTGCCTGCCGAGCTCGTCGGCCGACTGCTCGAAGTGGCGGACGCCGGGGCCGCCTGGGAGCCGGCGGAGCGCTCCGGCCTCGACGCGCCGCAGTTGACCGCCCTGGTTCGCCCGCCCCGGGACGGCCGCCCCGCCGGCAGGCGAGGGGCGGCTGTCCTCGAAGGAGATCGATGACATCGCACCCCGGATAGCGGCGCCGGCCCTTTCCGACGCAGAGGCGGGGCCACCGGAGGGGGCGCGGCCGTTCGCCGCGGACCGGGATGGCGCCCGCCTGTGAACCCGGCGGCTTCCCAGGGCTGCCGCCCGACGTGGTGGAGACGCCGATCGGCGCCCCGGACGTCGAAGTCGTCGCCGAACTCGCCTTTCGTCGCGACCCAGGCGGCCGCCGACACGGGTACGCCGCCCGCCTCCTGGAATCTCCGATCAGGCCCCCGCCCGGCCGGAAGGCCCTGCGAGCGGTCGTCCGGTCTACCGCAGCCGGGTCACGGCGGTGGAAGCCTGCCTCGACCACCGGCGTGCCGCCCTCCGGCCGCCCGGCACGAACCTCCCCGTGCGGGTGGTCATCGGGATCCTTGGCCGACGACGGCCACAGGCGGTTGAGGCGGTGGCGTCGAATCCATCGCCGCAGGTGGGGATGGAGAAGCGCATTCCCGGTGATCTTGCCCACTCCTCGACGGGCGCCCGCCGCCCGTATCCCAGAGATCTGTCTCACAATGTGGAGAGGGCGTTTGACATTAGATGAGCTTATGGTCAATAAAGGTGACGCTTTGGCCACTTATTCACACCCTGTTGCACAGGGACTGTGAGGGCTGCCCGCCTAGACGAATGAGTACTGCCGTGTCCCAGCCCGCCCCCGACCGCGCATCCACCGACCCCGCGGAGGTATGGGACGCCTGGCGTGCCGAGCGCCATCGCGCGCTCACGTCCCCGACCGGCAATCTCGCCCTGGTGGAAACCCGCTGGGCTCCTGCGGGCGAGGTCCCGGACGTGGCGGACGCGCGCGCGGGTCTGCCGGACACCGTGACCGTCACCACACTCCAGCGCACCGACCGGGTCACCGGCGAGGACGAGCACGGTCTGCGGTTCTGGGACGCCGACGCGCCGGCCATCCGCCACTTCGACCGGGTCGACGCCTTCCCCTACGACCCCACCTGGGTCCTGGAAGCCTCGTACACGCCCGTCGCCGATGCCCGGCGCATCGCCTTCGAGCACATCCGGGACAACGGCGGCAGCCGTGACCTGGTCGTCCCCGGAGACATCACGCTCACCGTCGACGGCCGCGCGTACACGCTCAGCGCCTTCGACGACGACGGCACCCTGCTGCTCGTCTTCGGCGACCCGACCAACGGCGACATCACCTACGGGGCCGGCCGCTTCCTCTTCGTGCGGCGTACGGACGACGGGAGCCGGGTCGTCCTCGACTTCAACCAGGCCTTCGTGCCGCCCTGCGGATTCTCCGATCAGTACAACTGTCCGATGCCGCCGCGGCAGAACCGCTTCCACCTGCCCGTCGAGGCCGGCGAGAAGCTCCCTGTCTTCCGCGACGGCTTCGACGCCCAGCACTGATCACCCCGCAGCTCCCCGCACGAAATGAGCCATCACCCCATGAGCACCAAGAAGAACGTCCTGTACGGCACCGCCTCCGCAGCCGCTCTCGCCCTGACCCTGACCGCCTGCGGCGGCTCCGGCGGGTCCAGCGCCTCGGGCGGCACCTGGGACAAGGACGCGGTCGTCAACATCGGCTCCCTCTACGAGCCGCAGAACCTCGACAACACCGCGGGCGGCGGCCAGGGTGTCACCGAGGCCCTCAACGGCAACGTCTACGAGGGCCTGTTCAGACTGACCGACGACGGCAAGGTCGAGAAGCTCCTCGCCCAGGACTACGAGACCAGTGCCGACGGCCTCACCTACACCTTCACCCTCCAGGACGGTGTGAAGTTCCACAGCGGCAAGGAACTCACCAGCGAGGATGTCAAGTACAGCCTGGAGAAGGTCCTCGCGGACGACTCCCAGTCCGCCCGTAAGAGCAACCTCGAAGTCGTCAAGGACATCGCCACCCCCGACAAGCGGACCGTGAAGATCACGCTGTCCAAGAAGTCGATCTCCTTCGTCTACAACCTCTCCTACGTCTGGATCATCAACTCCCAGGCGAAGGAACTGAAGACGACCGAGGACGGCACCGGCCCGTACACCCTGAACAAGTGGACCCGTGGTTCCGCGCTGAGCCTGAACCGCTTCGCCGGATACTGGGGCGACGCCGCCGCCAACAAGCAGGTCGTCTTCCACTACTACAAGGACGCCACGGCGCTGAACAACGCGCTGCTCACGAACGCCATCGACGTGGTCACGAGCGAGCAGTCGCCCGACGCCCTGGAGCAGTTCAAGAGCAACGGCAACTACAAGGTGAACGACGGCGACTCCACCACCAAGCTGCTGCTGGCGTTCAATGACAAGGCCAAGCCCTTCACCGACGTCAAGGTACGTCAGGCCGTCTCCGCCGCCATCGACGACAAGAAGCTCCTGGAGTCCGTCTGGGGCGGCTACGGCAAACAGATCGGCTCGATGGTGCCGCCCACCGACCCCTGGTACGAGGACCTCACCGACGTCGACGCCCACGACGTGAAGAAGGCCGAGAAGCTGCTCGCCGAGGCCGGTTACGCCAAGGGCTTCAGCTTCACCCTCGACACCCCCAACTACGACCCGCACCCGACGGCGGCGACCTTCATCAAGTCCCAGCTCGCCAAGGTCGGCATCACCGTCAAGATCAACACGATCACTCCGGACGAGTGGTACACGAAGGTCTACAAGAACCACGACTTCACGGCCACGCTCCAGGAACACGTCAACGACCGCGACCTGGTCTGGTACGGCAACCCCGACTTCTACTGGCAATACGACAACCCGCAGGTCACCAAGTGGGTGGAGCAGGCCGAGGAAGCCTCCAGCACCGCCGAGCAGACCGAGCTGCTCAAGAAGGTCAACCGGCAGACCGCCGAGGACGCCGCCAGCGACTGGCTGTACCTCTACCCGCAGATCGTGGTCGCGAACAACAAGATCTCCGGCTACCCGCTCAACGGCCTGAACTCCCAGTTCTTCGCCTACGACATCAAGAAGACGGGCTGATGGCTCGCTATCTGCTGCGCCGGCTCGCCTTCCTCGCCGTATCGCTGGCCCTGGCGAGCGTGGTGCTGTTCGTGCTGCTGCGCATGCTGCCCGGGGACCCGGCCAACGCGCTCACCGCGGTGGGCGCCAGCCCCGAGCAGATAGCAGCGGCACGTCACTCCATCGGTTCCGACCGCCCGCTGCCCGAACAGTTCACCCACTGGCTCGGGCAGCTGGCGAGCGGCGACCTCGGCACCTCGTTCGTCAGCTCGCTTCCCGTGGGACCCGAGGTCACCGCCCGGCTGGACGTCACCGTGCCGCTCACCCTGGCCGCGTTCGTCCTCGCCGTGCTGGTCGCCGTACCCGCCGGGTTCGTCGCCGCGTACAAGCGGCGCACCTGGTACGGCGCGCTGCTCAGCGGGGTGTCCCAACTGGGCATCGCGATACCCGTGTTCTGGCTCGGCATGATCCTCATCGCGGTGTTCGCGCTGAACGCGGGCTGGCTGCCCTCAGGCGGTTTCCCGCAGGACGGCTGGTCCGACCCGGCCGAGGCGTTCCGCGCCCTCGTCCTGCCGGTCGTGACCATC includes:
- a CDS encoding DUF1684 domain-containing protein — translated: MSTAVSQPAPDRASTDPAEVWDAWRAERHRALTSPTGNLALVETRWAPAGEVPDVADARAGLPDTVTVTTLQRTDRVTGEDEHGLRFWDADAPAIRHFDRVDAFPYDPTWVLEASYTPVADARRIAFEHIRDNGGSRDLVVPGDITLTVDGRAYTLSAFDDDGTLLLVFGDPTNGDITYGAGRFLFVRRTDDGSRVVLDFNQAFVPPCGFSDQYNCPMPPRQNRFHLPVEAGEKLPVFRDGFDAQH
- a CDS encoding ABC transporter substrate-binding protein: MSTKKNVLYGTASAAALALTLTACGGSGGSSASGGTWDKDAVVNIGSLYEPQNLDNTAGGGQGVTEALNGNVYEGLFRLTDDGKVEKLLAQDYETSADGLTYTFTLQDGVKFHSGKELTSEDVKYSLEKVLADDSQSARKSNLEVVKDIATPDKRTVKITLSKKSISFVYNLSYVWIINSQAKELKTTEDGTGPYTLNKWTRGSALSLNRFAGYWGDAAANKQVVFHYYKDATALNNALLTNAIDVVTSEQSPDALEQFKSNGNYKVNDGDSTTKLLLAFNDKAKPFTDVKVRQAVSAAIDDKKLLESVWGGYGKQIGSMVPPTDPWYEDLTDVDAHDVKKAEKLLAEAGYAKGFSFTLDTPNYDPHPTAATFIKSQLAKVGITVKINTITPDEWYTKVYKNHDFTATLQEHVNDRDLVWYGNPDFYWQYDNPQVTKWVEQAEEASSTAEQTELLKKVNRQTAEDAASDWLYLYPQIVVANNKISGYPLNGLNSQFFAYDIKKTG
- a CDS encoding ABC transporter permease, with product MARYLLRRLAFLAVSLALASVVLFVLLRMLPGDPANALTAVGASPEQIAAARHSIGSDRPLPEQFTHWLGQLASGDLGTSFVSSLPVGPEVTARLDVTVPLTLAAFVLAVLVAVPAGFVAAYKRRTWYGALLSGVSQLGIAIPVFWLGMILIAVFALNAGWLPSGGFPQDGWSDPAEAFRALVLPVVTIALVMSASLIRYVRSATLDVIGSDYLRTARALGSSFGRAMWRHGLRNGAVPVISVLGIELASTLLGAVVVESVYALPGLGSLLATGIAQHDYPVIQGVLFVSTLAVLLIGFVADLVQRIIDPRLRGRLSGGAR